One region of Sulfuriroseicoccus oceanibius genomic DNA includes:
- a CDS encoding TIGR01457 family HAD-type hydrolase — MSKFGFLLDMDGVIYKGKELIPGAKEFVATLREKEIPFLFLTNNSQRTRRDVAHKLEQMGISAEADDVFTCAIATARYLAERKPEGTAFVIGESGLTTALFKNGYTLVDDDPDFVVIGEGRTMNFETIEKATRLVQNGAKLIATNLDPSCPTDEGIRPGCGAIVAMIEAATGKQAFSVGKPSPVMMRAARKQLGLSSEQTVMVGDTMTTDILGGTQLSYKTVLVLSGGTARQDLADYAYSPDYVVDSIAHIPEELVQ, encoded by the coding sequence ATGAGCAAATTCGGCTTCCTCCTCGACATGGACGGTGTCATCTACAAGGGCAAAGAACTCATCCCCGGCGCCAAAGAGTTCGTCGCCACGTTGCGCGAAAAGGAGATCCCCTTCCTCTTCCTCACCAATAACAGCCAACGCACACGCCGCGACGTCGCCCACAAACTCGAGCAAATGGGCATCTCCGCCGAGGCCGACGATGTCTTCACCTGCGCCATCGCCACCGCCCGCTACCTGGCCGAGCGCAAACCCGAGGGCACCGCATTCGTTATCGGCGAAAGCGGACTCACCACCGCGTTGTTCAAGAACGGCTACACCCTGGTCGACGACGACCCCGACTTTGTCGTCATCGGCGAAGGACGCACGATGAACTTTGAAACCATCGAGAAAGCCACCCGGCTGGTGCAAAACGGAGCCAAGCTCATCGCCACCAATCTTGATCCCTCGTGCCCGACCGACGAGGGAATCCGCCCGGGCTGTGGCGCTATCGTTGCCATGATCGAAGCCGCCACCGGCAAGCAGGCGTTCTCCGTCGGCAAGCCCAGCCCGGTGATGATGCGCGCCGCGCGCAAACAACTCGGACTCTCCAGCGAACAAACCGTAATGGTCGGCGACACCATGACCACCGACATCCTCGGCGGCACGCAGCTCAGCTACAAAACCGTTCTGGTTCTCTCCGGAGGCACCGCCCGCCAAGACCTGGCGGACTATGCGTACTCACCGGATTACGTGGTCGACAGCATCGCCCACATCCCGGAGGAACTGGTGCAATAA
- a CDS encoding DUF4091 domain-containing protein, with amino-acid sequence MRIFGLLLVSWMMVAGWAVAAGSFIDPTLSLRPTAHERVNGLDQRVLQATAWRGERVNGQIVLWGADAAVQARAVASDLESTDGHRIGAGLVRLDFLKFIEMNTRDGYAADPSHVERVPDMLNGSGPVTVPAGELQPLWVGVDVPRDAEPGLYRGKVAVRYGSQRHVFGLEIEVLPLTVPAVEDWAFDVDYWMHPQATLHYYLGCKGRGQDPAGDEHMGCSELLWSDQHLAWYRPTLELLRDVGVKTITVNLVKDPWRSAYRMQREQQQTNYSYDELIKWRRKADGSFSFDFRHFEKYVRFCMELGIDREIECFSMLPWIHSQFSAVTCYDEASGQEVIHYFESWEEYDQVWTSFMEAFVPVLVKNGWFDKTRIGADERGLGNMGHVEKVLNKFKHEGKALRISAAANKTHAFDDRLYYISMHGGISKIVNDQWTDAQFAEWAQRRRAKGLKSTWYTCTGTYPGNFGNSRPAESLFIGWYSAKIGADGYLRWAVDSWNDEPTVTTDHKVFETGDTFQIYPGDRDAAVPFTRSSVRLELFRQGVVDYEKMRVLKEQFPQAREAIAELLQTIERPQRPPQIEGNSSLRYAPETERDFSAMLVRARLRLLEITRDVLR; translated from the coding sequence ATGAGGATTTTTGGACTTTTGCTCGTGTCGTGGATGATGGTCGCCGGATGGGCAGTGGCCGCTGGAAGTTTTATCGACCCTACCTTGAGTCTGCGGCCGACGGCACATGAGCGGGTCAACGGATTGGACCAACGGGTGCTGCAGGCCACGGCGTGGCGAGGCGAGCGGGTCAATGGACAGATCGTGTTGTGGGGCGCGGATGCGGCCGTGCAGGCTCGTGCGGTCGCCAGTGATTTGGAAAGTACGGACGGGCATCGGATCGGTGCCGGTTTGGTGAGGCTCGATTTTCTCAAGTTCATCGAAATGAACACACGCGATGGTTACGCGGCCGACCCAAGTCATGTCGAGCGGGTGCCGGACATGCTCAATGGGAGCGGGCCGGTCACTGTTCCCGCCGGGGAACTGCAGCCGCTGTGGGTGGGCGTGGACGTGCCGCGCGATGCGGAACCGGGGCTCTACCGGGGAAAGGTAGCCGTGCGTTATGGTAGCCAGCGCCACGTTTTCGGACTCGAGATCGAAGTGCTGCCGCTAACGGTGCCGGCGGTCGAGGATTGGGCATTCGACGTCGATTACTGGATGCACCCGCAGGCCACGCTGCATTACTACCTCGGCTGCAAGGGACGGGGGCAGGACCCCGCTGGTGATGAGCACATGGGATGCTCCGAACTCCTGTGGTCGGACCAGCACTTGGCGTGGTACCGCCCGACGCTCGAGCTGCTGCGCGACGTCGGCGTGAAAACCATCACCGTCAACCTGGTGAAGGATCCGTGGCGCAGCGCCTACCGCATGCAACGCGAGCAGCAGCAAACCAATTACTCGTACGACGAACTGATCAAGTGGCGCCGCAAGGCCGATGGCTCGTTCTCGTTCGACTTCCGCCATTTCGAAAAGTACGTCCGCTTTTGCATGGAACTCGGGATCGACCGCGAGATCGAATGCTTCTCGATGCTCCCTTGGATCCACAGTCAGTTCTCTGCGGTGACTTGTTATGACGAGGCGTCGGGGCAGGAGGTGATCCACTATTTCGAAAGCTGGGAAGAATACGATCAGGTCTGGACGTCGTTCATGGAGGCCTTTGTGCCGGTGCTGGTGAAGAACGGATGGTTCGACAAAACACGCATCGGTGCCGATGAACGCGGGCTCGGCAACATGGGCCATGTCGAGAAGGTGCTGAACAAGTTCAAGCACGAGGGCAAGGCGTTGCGGATCTCAGCTGCGGCAAACAAAACCCATGCATTCGATGACCGGCTCTACTACATCTCGATGCACGGAGGCATTAGTAAAATCGTCAACGACCAGTGGACCGATGCCCAGTTCGCCGAGTGGGCGCAGCGCCGCCGAGCCAAGGGGCTGAAGTCCACGTGGTATACTTGCACCGGCACCTATCCGGGGAACTTCGGCAACTCGCGCCCGGCGGAGAGTTTGTTCATCGGCTGGTACAGCGCGAAGATTGGCGCAGACGGCTACCTGCGCTGGGCGGTGGACAGTTGGAACGACGAACCAACCGTGACCACCGACCACAAGGTCTTTGAGACCGGCGATACGTTTCAGATCTACCCTGGGGATCGGGACGCGGCCGTGCCGTTCACGCGTTCCTCGGTGAGGCTGGAGTTGTTCCGTCAGGGCGTGGTGGATTACGAGAAGATGCGCGTGTTAAAAGAGCAGTTCCCCCAGGCCCGTGAGGCGATTGCCGAGCTGTTGCAAACCATCGAGCGTCCGCAGCGGCCGCCGCAGATCGAGGGCAATTCATCGCTGCGGTATGCACCGGAGACCGAGCGCGACTTCTCGGCAATGCTCGTGCGCGCGCGGCTGCGGTTGCTTGAGATTACGCGGGATGTATTGCGTTAG
- a CDS encoding HAD family hydrolase, protein MKISTVLAAFVVVTLSSLCSQENPLPSWNDGPSKAALVAFVEKVTTPNTETFVQPADRIAVFDNDGTLWAENPLPFQLIFAIEEIQRLAPENPEWKDNATIQAVLDGEVASLKAGGMKALNEVLAVSHAGLTPEEFAKRVADWMTTAKHPRFERPYNECVYLPMLEVLDYLRNHDFKVYIVSGGGADFMRVFAEQVYGIPPQQVIGSYGNAEYQLIDDQPVMIKTPGVAFVDDKEGKPVAIHRFIGKRPIACFGNSDGDKAMLEWTTIGRTPSFGMIIHHTDAEREYAYDKAPKSSGKLIKALEDAAKRNWTVVDMKTDWATVFPKPGEKCECEE, encoded by the coding sequence ATGAAGATTTCCACCGTTCTCGCTGCATTTGTCGTCGTTACCCTGTCTTCGCTCTGTAGTCAGGAAAACCCATTGCCGTCGTGGAATGACGGGCCGAGCAAGGCCGCGCTGGTGGCATTTGTCGAGAAGGTCACAACTCCTAACACGGAAACTTTTGTCCAGCCTGCGGATCGGATTGCTGTGTTTGACAACGATGGCACGCTTTGGGCGGAGAACCCGTTGCCGTTCCAGTTGATCTTCGCCATCGAGGAGATCCAACGACTGGCGCCAGAGAACCCCGAGTGGAAAGACAACGCCACCATTCAGGCTGTGTTGGACGGTGAGGTGGCGTCGCTGAAAGCCGGCGGAATGAAGGCACTCAACGAAGTGCTCGCGGTTTCGCACGCCGGGCTCACTCCGGAGGAGTTCGCCAAGCGGGTGGCGGATTGGATGACCACCGCCAAGCACCCGCGTTTTGAGCGTCCGTATAACGAATGCGTCTACCTGCCGATGCTCGAGGTGCTCGACTACCTCCGCAACCACGACTTCAAAGTGTATATCGTATCGGGCGGCGGGGCCGACTTTATGCGTGTGTTTGCCGAGCAAGTATATGGTATTCCGCCACAACAGGTGATCGGATCTTATGGCAATGCCGAATACCAATTGATCGACGACCAACCCGTGATGATCAAAACGCCAGGTGTCGCCTTTGTCGATGACAAGGAAGGCAAGCCGGTGGCCATCCATCGGTTCATCGGCAAGCGGCCGATTGCCTGTTTTGGTAACTCCGACGGCGATAAGGCGATGCTCGAATGGACGACCATCGGCCGCACTCCCAGCTTTGGCATGATCATCCACCATACCGACGCCGAGCGCGAATACGCTTACGACAAGGCACCGAAGAGTTCGGGTAAATTGATTAAAGCCCTGGAAGACGCCGCCAAACGCAACTGGACCGTGGTCGATATGAAAACCGATTGGGCCACCGTTTTTCCGAAACCAGGTGAGAAGTGCGAATGTGAGGAGTGA
- the lysS gene encoding lysine--tRNA ligase: MSESTQSPADNSTPQSTEADLIAIRRDKLAKLRELGVDPYGAKFETTTTAAKLKADFSDEKQVKLAGRVYTVRDMGKSVFFVVGDVEGRIQGYLNKKGLSEQDWNVWKQVDRGDWVGIEGETFTTGKGEPTVKVTSLTFLSKALRPMPDKWHGVSDRELKYRKRHLDLMGNQESADLFVMRSKMLAEIRSFLHERDYLEVETPMLQDVAGGAAARPFETYHNALGMPLTMRIAPELYLKRLLVGGFTKVFELNRNFRNEGISRRHNPEFTMLEAYQAFGDFEQMANMVEELVCHLAMKFCGTLQIEHKNEEGEVIRTIDLTRPWKREEYHTLIKGVAGDDWFDLTPEERRAKCENELNVEISPAMEDYEVTQQVFEKLVEEHTFNPCFVTRVASELIPLAKVTPGGKTVEVYELIINGQEISPGYSELNDPDVQRERLEHQAGGEEEQKVDYDFIETLEHGMPPAGGIGIGIDRLIMMLLGAPTIRDVVLFPQLKRKD; encoded by the coding sequence ATGAGCGAATCGACTCAATCACCAGCCGACAACTCCACCCCGCAGTCCACCGAAGCCGATCTGATCGCCATCCGTCGCGATAAATTGGCCAAACTGCGCGAACTCGGCGTCGACCCATATGGCGCGAAGTTCGAAACCACCACCACAGCCGCCAAGCTGAAAGCCGACTTCTCCGACGAGAAACAGGTCAAGCTCGCAGGCCGTGTCTACACCGTGCGCGACATGGGTAAATCCGTCTTCTTCGTCGTCGGCGACGTCGAAGGCCGCATCCAGGGCTACCTCAACAAAAAGGGCCTCAGCGAACAGGATTGGAACGTCTGGAAACAAGTCGACCGCGGCGACTGGGTCGGCATCGAAGGCGAAACCTTCACCACCGGCAAAGGCGAGCCAACCGTCAAAGTCACGTCACTCACATTCCTCAGCAAGGCGCTGCGCCCGATGCCAGACAAATGGCACGGCGTCTCCGACCGCGAGCTCAAGTACCGCAAGCGTCACCTCGACCTGATGGGCAACCAGGAAAGCGCTGATCTCTTCGTCATGCGCTCGAAGATGCTCGCGGAAATCCGCAGCTTCCTCCACGAGCGCGACTACCTCGAAGTCGAGACCCCAATGCTCCAGGACGTCGCCGGCGGTGCCGCCGCCCGTCCATTCGAGACCTACCACAACGCGCTCGGCATGCCATTGACCATGCGCATCGCCCCCGAGCTCTACCTCAAGCGCCTGCTCGTCGGTGGCTTCACCAAGGTTTTCGAACTCAACCGCAACTTCCGTAACGAAGGCATCAGCCGTCGTCACAACCCTGAGTTCACCATGCTCGAAGCCTATCAGGCCTTCGGCGACTTCGAACAAATGGCCAACATGGTCGAAGAGCTCGTCTGCCACCTGGCAATGAAGTTCTGCGGTACCTTGCAGATCGAACACAAGAACGAGGAAGGCGAAGTCATCCGCACAATCGACCTCACCCGCCCATGGAAGCGCGAGGAATACCACACCCTCATCAAAGGCGTAGCTGGCGATGACTGGTTCGACCTCACCCCGGAAGAGCGCCGCGCCAAGTGCGAGAACGAACTCAACGTCGAGATCTCCCCTGCCATGGAAGACTACGAGGTCACCCAGCAGGTGTTCGAAAAGCTCGTTGAAGAACACACCTTCAACCCATGCTTCGTCACCCGCGTGGCCAGCGAGCTCATTCCATTGGCGAAAGTCACCCCGGGCGGCAAGACCGTGGAAGTCTACGAACTCATCATCAACGGCCAGGAAATCTCGCCGGGCTACTCGGAGCTCAATGACCCAGACGTCCAGCGCGAACGCCTCGAACACCAAGCCGGTGGCGAAGAAGAACAAAAAGTCGACTACGACTTCATCGAAACCTTGGAACACGGCATGCCACCTGCAGGCGGCATCGGTATCGGCATCGACCGCCTCATCATGATGCTCCTCGGCGCGCCAACCATCCGCGACGTCGTTCTCTTCCCTCAGCTCAAGCGCAAGGACTAA
- a CDS encoding glycosyltransferase, translating into MPADPSPSPAAQPDRPQPVVASYVHTFCKPEMRHIYRQITGLETWRPHVITHKWENPETFHLHKRWVTVLPKYPLRFFRRLWCKQLRDIPWQLSRDELRRFLYAIQTHDAQVVHIYFGHMAMHLLPLIEASPWPVVVSFHGADAGVGMEKKAWRQAMERVFEKATAILARSQSLVDELIALGCPAEKVQLSRTAIPLEQFAFTPREEPTNNAFIWLQACRLIEKKGLPTTLTAFAEFHRQFPNAKLRIAGDGPMKDELDKLATDLGIADSIEWLGFLSEKQFLHQLQQAHFFAHPSQTGRDGNQEGVPNSMLEAMASGAPVLATRHGGIPEAVTDGHNGVLVDERDAQSLAARAIDLAQSPQLRATMATAARHTIETMFSPEAQRTQLESLYTHLAAGTYAEYRDAVQSVARQ; encoded by the coding sequence ATGCCTGCTGATCCATCTCCATCACCCGCAGCCCAGCCCGACCGCCCACAACCGGTCGTGGCAAGTTACGTCCACACGTTCTGCAAACCGGAGATGCGCCACATCTACCGCCAGATCACCGGCCTCGAAACCTGGCGCCCGCATGTCATCACCCACAAATGGGAGAACCCGGAAACCTTCCACCTGCACAAGCGCTGGGTCACCGTACTACCAAAATACCCACTGCGCTTCTTCCGCAGGCTCTGGTGCAAACAATTGCGCGACATCCCGTGGCAACTCAGCCGCGACGAACTGCGCAGATTCCTCTACGCCATCCAAACCCACGACGCCCAGGTCGTGCACATCTACTTCGGCCACATGGCCATGCACCTGCTGCCGCTGATCGAAGCCTCTCCGTGGCCGGTGGTTGTCTCGTTCCACGGCGCCGATGCCGGAGTCGGCATGGAGAAAAAGGCGTGGCGCCAAGCCATGGAGCGCGTCTTTGAAAAGGCCACCGCAATCCTCGCCCGCTCACAGTCGCTGGTCGACGAATTAATCGCCCTCGGCTGCCCGGCAGAAAAGGTCCAACTCTCACGCACTGCCATTCCGCTCGAGCAATTTGCGTTCACCCCGCGCGAAGAACCGACAAACAACGCCTTCATCTGGCTCCAGGCCTGCCGACTCATCGAGAAAAAAGGCCTGCCAACCACTCTCACCGCCTTCGCCGAGTTCCACCGTCAGTTCCCCAATGCGAAACTGCGGATCGCCGGCGACGGCCCGATGAAGGACGAACTCGACAAACTCGCCACCGACCTCGGCATCGCCGACTCCATCGAATGGCTCGGGTTCCTCTCGGAAAAGCAATTCCTCCACCAGCTGCAGCAAGCCCACTTCTTCGCCCACCCAAGCCAAACCGGCCGCGACGGCAACCAGGAAGGCGTCCCCAACAGCATGCTCGAAGCCATGGCCAGCGGCGCCCCCGTCCTCGCCACCCGCCACGGTGGCATCCCCGAAGCCGTAACCGATGGCCACAACGGCGTCCTCGTCGATGAACGCGACGCCCAATCCCTCGCAGCCCGCGCCATCGACCTCGCCCAATCCCCGCAGCTGCGCGCCACCATGGCCACCGCTGCCCGCCACACCATCGAGACCATGTTCTCCCCCGAGGCCCAGCGCACCCAGCTCGAGTCCCTCTACACCCACCTCGCCGCCGGCACCTACGCCGAGTACCGCGATGCGGTGCAGTCCGTCGCCCGCCAATAG
- the ilvY gene encoding HTH-type transcriptional activator IlvY codes for MQHRASLPTAVNVHELKNFLTLAETLHFGRASQACNLSPSALTRSIQRLEDTVGEPLFLRNNRTVTLTAAGEKFRNYASAAVRDWETFCAELKDDGSVGGLVSIYASVTAVYSLLPELLESYRNAYPEVNLELRTGSAEEAVQQVLSGEIDVAVAALPDRRHASLEFLPLAETGLIFVAPKNHGHIPTSGDDQFDLNRAPLVLPRSGLSRRRIDQWLRKRPNNRPNPTTEVSGNEGILAMVRLGCGIGIVPELVLERSPFRDDLQRIENAPKLAPYVVGLCTTRNNLRRPGIAALWELAQR; via the coding sequence ATGCAACACAGAGCTAGCCTGCCTACCGCAGTGAACGTCCACGAACTCAAGAACTTCCTGACCCTGGCAGAGACTCTCCACTTCGGTCGCGCAAGCCAGGCATGCAACCTCAGCCCGTCCGCGCTGACCCGCAGCATCCAACGCCTCGAAGACACCGTCGGCGAGCCGCTCTTCCTGCGCAACAACCGAACCGTCACCCTCACCGCAGCCGGTGAGAAGTTCCGTAACTACGCCAGCGCTGCGGTCCGCGATTGGGAAACCTTCTGCGCCGAACTCAAAGACGACGGCAGCGTCGGCGGTCTGGTCTCGATCTACGCCTCGGTCACCGCCGTTTACAGCCTCTTGCCCGAACTCCTCGAATCCTACCGCAATGCCTATCCGGAAGTGAATTTGGAGCTGCGCACAGGCTCGGCGGAGGAAGCCGTGCAACAAGTCCTCTCCGGAGAGATCGACGTAGCCGTAGCCGCCCTGCCGGACCGCCGTCACGCCAGTCTTGAGTTCCTCCCGCTGGCGGAAACCGGACTCATCTTTGTCGCCCCGAAAAACCACGGTCACATCCCCACCTCTGGCGACGACCAGTTCGATCTCAACCGCGCACCCCTCGTGCTGCCACGCAGCGGACTCTCCCGCCGCCGCATCGACCAATGGCTACGCAAACGTCCCAACAACCGGCCGAACCCGACCACCGAAGTCTCGGGCAATGAAGGCATTCTCGCCATGGTCCGCCTCGGCTGCGGCATCGGCATCGTCCCCGAACTCGTGCTCGAACGCAGCCCATTCCGCGACGACCTCCAACGCATCGAAAACGCCCCCAAGCTCGCCCCCTACGTCGTCGGCCTCTGCACCACCCGCAACAACCTGCGACGTCCGGGCATCGCCGCCCTGTGGGAGCTGGCCCAACGCTGA
- the ilvC gene encoding ketol-acid reductoisomerase produces the protein MSENYFNTLPLRRQLAELGTCRFMDESEFANGIEAAKGKKIVIVGCGAQGLHQGLNMRDSGLDVSYTLRAAAIEEKRESYLNATENGFAVGTYEEMLPTADIVMNLTPDKQHTAVVEAVVPLMKEGAVFSYAHGFNIVEEGMEIRKDITVIMVAPKSPGSEVREEYKRGFGVPTLIACHGENDPQGNGLEIAKALCVAQGGHHAGVLESSFVAEVKSDLMGEQTILCGMLQAGSLLCFDKMTAQGIDAGYAVKLLQYGWETITEALKQGGITNMMDRLSNPAKIEAFKLSEQLKGIMRPLFEKHMDDIISGHFSKTMMEDWANDDANLLGWRAATGETTFEKTEATGDITEQEFFDKGILMVAMVRAGVELAFEAMVEAGIEPESAYYESLHETPLIANTIARKKLYEMNRIISDTAEYGCYLFAHAAVPLLEDFMKTVDTDVIGKGLELADASVDNKTLVEVNWAIRNHPVEEIGEYLRDAMGNMKSL, from the coding sequence ATGAGCGAAAACTACTTCAACACCTTGCCACTGCGCCGTCAGTTGGCCGAGTTGGGAACCTGCCGGTTCATGGACGAGTCCGAGTTTGCCAACGGCATCGAAGCCGCCAAGGGCAAGAAGATCGTGATCGTGGGCTGCGGTGCCCAAGGCCTGCACCAGGGTCTCAACATGCGCGACAGTGGTTTGGACGTTTCCTACACCCTGCGTGCGGCAGCGATTGAAGAGAAGCGCGAGTCGTACCTCAACGCGACCGAGAACGGTTTCGCCGTGGGTACCTACGAAGAGATGCTCCCGACTGCGGACATCGTGATGAACCTGACTCCGGACAAGCAGCATACCGCTGTGGTTGAGGCTGTGGTGCCATTGATGAAGGAAGGTGCAGTGTTCAGCTACGCACACGGCTTCAATATCGTGGAAGAAGGCATGGAGATCCGCAAGGACATCACCGTGATCATGGTGGCACCTAAGTCGCCTGGTTCGGAAGTGCGCGAAGAATACAAGCGTGGCTTCGGTGTGCCGACCTTGATTGCCTGCCACGGTGAGAACGACCCACAGGGCAACGGTCTTGAGATCGCCAAGGCGCTTTGCGTGGCCCAGGGTGGTCACCACGCCGGTGTGCTTGAGTCGTCGTTCGTGGCGGAAGTGAAGTCCGACCTCATGGGTGAGCAGACCATTCTCTGCGGCATGCTCCAGGCTGGATCGCTCCTTTGCTTCGACAAGATGACCGCTCAGGGCATCGACGCAGGATACGCAGTGAAGTTGCTCCAGTACGGATGGGAGACCATCACCGAAGCTCTCAAGCAGGGTGGTATCACCAACATGATGGACCGCCTGTCGAACCCAGCGAAGATCGAGGCATTCAAGCTTTCCGAGCAGCTCAAAGGCATCATGCGCCCATTGTTCGAGAAGCACATGGACGACATCATCTCCGGTCACTTCTCCAAGACCATGATGGAAGACTGGGCCAACGACGATGCCAACCTCCTCGGCTGGCGTGCGGCTACCGGTGAGACCACATTCGAGAAGACCGAAGCTACTGGTGACATCACCGAGCAGGAGTTCTTCGACAAGGGTATCCTCATGGTCGCCATGGTGCGTGCCGGTGTGGAACTCGCCTTCGAAGCCATGGTGGAAGCCGGCATCGAGCCTGAGTCCGCTTACTACGAGTCGCTTCACGAGACTCCGCTCATCGCCAACACCATCGCACGTAAGAAGCTTTACGAAATGAACCGCATCATCTCCGACACCGCGGAGTATGGCTGCTACCTTTTCGCACACGCTGCCGTGCCACTTTTGGAAGACTTCATGAAGACCGTCGACACAGACGTCATCGGCAAGGGCCTCGAGCTCGCCGACGCATCGGTCGACAACAAGACCCTCGTGGAAGTGAACTGGGCGATCCGCAACCACCCTGTGGAAGAGATCGGCGAGTACCTTCGCGATGCTATGGGTAACATGAAGTCGCTGTAA
- a CDS encoding RNA recognition motif domain-containing protein, which yields MNIYVGNLSYDMTELELRELFEQFGTVSRASIISDRDTGRSKGFGFIEMSEKSEGERAIEELNGQEVVGRKLNVNEARPREPRSGGGGYGGGGGDRRGGGGGYGGERRGGGGGYGGDRRGGGGGGGNRRDNW from the coding sequence ATGAACATCTACGTAGGAAACTTGTCTTATGACATGACTGAGCTCGAACTGCGCGAGCTCTTTGAGCAATTTGGCACCGTGAGCCGCGCGAGCATCATCTCGGACCGCGACACCGGCCGCTCAAAAGGATTTGGCTTTATTGAAATGTCGGAGAAATCCGAAGGCGAGCGCGCCATTGAAGAACTCAACGGCCAGGAAGTGGTCGGCCGTAAACTCAACGTCAACGAGGCGCGTCCTCGTGAGCCGCGCAGCGGTGGCGGTGGATACGGTGGCGGCGGCGGAGATCGCCGTGGCGGTGGTGGCGGCTACGGCGGCGAGCGTCGTGGTGGCGGTGGCGGTTACGGCGGAGATCGCCGTGGCGGCGGCGGTGGCGGCGGCAATCGCCGTGACAACTGGTAA
- the modA gene encoding molybdate ABC transporter substrate-binding protein encodes MICLRPLYVLCVLMGALPCGIAGEIKVAVASNFAPTLRVLADGFEKESGHEVIVVTGSTGKLYAQIVRGAPYDVFLAADAKRPELLEKQGAAVMGSRVTYAVGRLVLWSRDEDVVDEGGKVLMGDPVGRLAIANPRIAPYGQAALETLEKLGRWGAWQASLVRGENAAQTWQFVESGAARLGMVARSHWVTNGKRGAVWLVPAELHQPLVQQAVRMNDRPEAVAWMRYLQSDRALQVIRDHGYDKPDAE; translated from the coding sequence ATGATTTGTCTCCGTCCTCTCTATGTGCTGTGCGTCCTGATGGGGGCGCTCCCTTGTGGCATTGCCGGTGAGATCAAAGTTGCGGTGGCGAGCAACTTTGCGCCGACGCTGCGTGTGTTGGCGGATGGGTTTGAGAAGGAATCCGGGCACGAGGTGATTGTGGTCACGGGATCTACCGGGAAGCTCTATGCGCAGATTGTGAGGGGTGCACCCTACGATGTGTTTTTAGCGGCAGATGCAAAGCGGCCGGAGTTGCTGGAGAAGCAGGGCGCTGCGGTGATGGGAAGCCGGGTGACGTATGCGGTCGGGCGGTTGGTGCTGTGGAGCCGGGACGAGGATGTGGTGGATGAAGGAGGCAAGGTGTTGATGGGCGATCCGGTGGGGCGGTTGGCAATTGCGAATCCACGGATTGCTCCGTATGGGCAGGCTGCGCTGGAAACGCTTGAGAAGTTAGGCCGTTGGGGCGCGTGGCAGGCCTCGCTGGTGCGCGGTGAGAATGCGGCCCAGACTTGGCAGTTTGTGGAATCCGGAGCGGCGAGATTAGGAATGGTGGCGCGGTCCCATTGGGTGACGAATGGAAAACGCGGGGCGGTTTGGTTAGTGCCGGCGGAGTTGCATCAGCCGCTCGTCCAGCAGGCGGTGCGGATGAACGATCGACCGGAGGCGGTGGCGTGGATGCGCTATTTGCAGAGTGATCGAGCGTTGCAGGTGATCCGCGATCATGGCTACGATAAACCTGATGCTGAATGA